ACCCGCTACCGCCGCTTCCCCGCCAAGGAGGTCCGCGCCTGCCGGCTTCCGCGGCGTGATCGAGCGGAATCCGCATCATCGAACTCGCCCGGCGCCAAGACCGCCGGCTTCCTGCGCCCCGACTTTCGTCCTGGGCGAGTTGATGCTGATGCTCCAGGCCGTCAGGGCACGCCCGTCGTCCGAATCCGGGCTTCCCGGCTCGCTCGCGATCCGGGTGGTTCAGGCGCCGGTGAGCCGGGCCAGCGCGCCGTAGAACACGTCGGTGATCCGCGCCGGATCCGGCGCGGCGAACGTCTGCCCGCCGGTGGGGGTGGTGATCGCCGCCAGCTCGGCCACGTCCACGTCCGGGCCGATCCCGATGCCGATGATCGCCACCGGCCTGGCCGGGTCGGCGAGCTTCGCCAGCTCCGCGACCAGCGCGTCCCTGCTGATGCCGTCCGCGTCGTCGTTGCGCCCGTCGGTCAGCACGATCACCAGGTTGAGCCGCCCCGCCTGCCACTCCGCCGACGCCAGCCGGTACGCGGCCAGCACCGTGTCGTACAGCCCGGTGTCCCCGTCCGGCGTGGCCTGGATCGCTCGCAACCGCTCCGCCGCCCCGGACGCCAGGTGGTCGCTCACCGGCCGCATCGGCAGCACCTCGCGGTAGTCGCGGTCGCCGTCCAGACGGGTGGCGAACTCCCACACGCTGCTCTCCGACGTCGGCTTGAACAGCGACAACGCCCGCGCGGCCGCGTCGGTGGTCAGCTGCATGCGGGTCTGCCCGGTGCCCGGCACCTCGACGTCCATCGACCCCGACACGTCGATCAGCACCCGCGCGCGCGAACTGGAGTTGATCCGCGCCCACTGTCCGAGCAGCGCGTCCACGTCGGCGTCGGTCGGCACCGCGGGCGAGGGCAGGGTCCGGTCGCTGACGTTCTGCGTCGCGCCGTCGCGCAGGTACCGGCCGTCGGGTGTGCGGAACCCGGCGTTGGCCAGCGCGTTCGACCCCTCCAGGCCCAGCAGCGCGGACAGCAGCGCCCCGGCGGCCCGCCGCTGGTCCTCCCCGGCGCCGCCGAGCATGGCGAACGGGTAGTCCAGCGCGGGCGCCTCCGCCTGGTAGGTCGCGACCAGCCCGCTCTGGGCACCCGCGATGCCGTTGCGCACGTTGTAGCGCAGCAATGCGTTCTCCGACACCGGGAACCCGGCGAGCGTCCGGTCGGCCAGCCGCGCGAACAGGTCGTCGGTGGTGGGCACCGCGTTCGGCGACAGCCGGCGCAGCGCCGCGGCATGGGCGTCGGCCGCGGGCACCGCGGCCCGGATGCCGATGAGCGCGGACAGACCGGCCGGGTCCCGCCCCGGATCGGGCACGCCGAGCGCCAGGCCGGGCGCGCCGAGCACGTCCGACCAGGACGGCACGCGGCCAGGCCAGCCGAGTCCGGAAGCGGCCTCCTCGGTCAGCGCGAACACGACCGGCGAGCTGGCGATGCTGGTGCCGCCCGCGATCCCGCTCGCGCCGACGCCCTTCGCCCGTCGCAGCTGCAGCGTCGACTCCGGGATCCACACGTCCGGCCGGATCTCGCCGCCGGGCAGGGCCAGCGACTGCGCGACCGCCGCCGAGTCGACGGCGTTGACCTCGAAGGCCGCGCACTCGGTCTGCGCCACCCGGCGGGCGACCTGCGCGACCGCCGGGGCCACCCCGGGCGCCGCGGCGACCCGCACCACCGCGGGCCGGTCGCAGCCGCCCTGGTCACGCACCACGTCCGCGGCGATCCAGCCTGCTCCGCCCAGCACGATGAGGACACCGAGCACCGCCCACACCCGCCGCGGCCGCCGCCGGGCAGGAGACGAATGTCGGCCCACCTCGCACCGCCTCCGCTGGATCGCTCGCCAGGACGAGATCCAGGTTAAGGGCAGTGACGGAGATTACCTACGCTGTCGGATCGGCCTGTCCGTACGTCACCGGGATGACCGTCGGCACGATCATCGGGCGGCGCCGGTAGGTCTCGGCGACCCATCGGCCCACCACACGGCGCACGGCCTGGGCGATCCGGTGGCTGTCGGTGATGCCCTCCGCCTCGGTGCGGGACAGCTCCATCTCGACGAGCGGAACCACCGCATCGAGTGCTTTCGGGTCGTCGGAGAACCCGCGCCCGGACACCGTCGGCGTGCTCACCGCGCGGCCGGTGGTCGAGTCGACCGCGACGTTGATCGCGATGAACCCGCCCTCGCCCAGCACCAGCCGGTCGGACAGGGTCGACTCGCCGACGTCGCCGACCGACAGGCCGTCCACGTAGACGTGCCCGACCTCGACCCGGCCGGTCGCGCGCGCCCGGCCGTCCACCAGGTCGACCACCACGCCGTTCTCGGCCAGCACCACGTTCTCCGGCGCCACGCCGGTGCGGATCGCCAGCGCGCCGTTGGCCCGCAGGTGCCGCCACTCGCCGTGCACCGGCATGACGTTGCTCGGCCGGATCGCGTTGTAGAGGAACAGCAGCTCCCCCGCCGACGCGTGGCCGGACACGTGCACCTTCGCGTTGCCCTGGTGCACCACGTTCGCGCCGAGCCGGACCAGGCCGTTGACCACGCCGAACACCGCGGTCTCGTTGCCCGGGATCAGGGAGCTGGCCAGCACCACCGTGTCCCCGGCCCGGATCGAGATCTGCCGGTGCTCGCCGCGCGCCATCCGGGACAGCGCCGACAGCGGCTCGCCCTGCGACCCGGTGGACACGAACAGCACCCGGCTCTCGGGCAGGTTGACGGCCTCGTCCAGGTTGATCAGCAGGCCCTCGGGGATGTTCAGCAGGCCGAGGTCCGCGGCGATCCCCATGTTGCGGACCATGGAGCGGCCCACGAACGCGACCCGGCGGCCGTGCTTGACCGCCGCGTCGAGCACCTGCTGCACGCGGTGCACGTGGCTGGCGAAGCAGGCCACGATCACGCGCTGGGTGACGTGCCCGATGACGTCGTCGAGCACCGGCCCGATGTCCCGCTCCGGCGTGACGAACCCGGGCACCTCGGCGTTGGTCGAGTCGATGCACAGCAGGTCGACGCCCTCGTCGCCGAGGCGGGAGAACCCGGCCAGGTCGGTCAGGCGGTTGTCCAGCGGCAGCTGGTCGAGCTTGATGTCACCGGTGTGCAGCACCACCCCGGCCGGGGTGCGCAGCGCGACCGCGAGCGCGTCCGGGATCGAGTGGTTGACCGCGAAGAACTCCAGCTCGAACGGGCCCACCGTGCGCCGCTCGGACTCGGTCACCTCGATCAGCTTCGGCCGCTGCCGGTGCTCCTTGCACTTGGCCTCCAGCAGCGCGAGCGTGAACCGCGAGCCGTAGACCGGCAGGTCCGGCCGCATGCGCAGCAGGAACGGCACGGCGCCGATGTGGTCCTCGTGGCCGTGGGTGAGCACGAGGGCCTCGATGTCGGACAGCCGGTCCTCGATCGCCCGGAAATCGGGCAGGATCAGGTCGACGCCGGGCTGCTCGTCCTCGGGGAAGAGCACCCCGCAGTCGACGATCACGAGACGGCCGTCGTACTCGAAGACGGTCATGTTCCGGCCGACTTCGCCGATGCCGCCGAGGGCGACCGCGCGCAGGCCGCCGTCGGGCAGTGCGGGTGGGTTGTTGGTCGGTCCGGGTCCTGCCAAATTCACCTGTGAATGGTCCCAACGCTGGTGTGAGTGGTCGGCGCGACGTAGGCCGCCGCGGAGTCGGCCTGCGCCACCCGGGAAGAGTGCCAGTCCGGCGACGGGGACTCCGCGAGGGGGACCCCCGCCTGGGCGAGGTCGGTGGCGATCGCCTCGACCTGCTCCGGGGTGGCGGGCACGATCGGCAGCCGCGGGCCGCCGACCGGGTGGCCGCGCAGCGCGAGCGCGGTCTTGGAGAACACGACCCCGCCGACGCGCGACATGGCGCGGAAGACGGGCAGCATGCCGCGGTGGTTGGTACGGGCGGTGGAGGTGTCGCCGTCCTCGTAGGCCTCGATCATGGCCCGGATGCGGCCGGCCACCACGTGCCCGATCACGCTCACCACGCCGGCCGCGCCCACCGACAGCCACGGCAGGTTCAGCGCGTCGTCGCCGGAGTAGTAGGCCAGGTGGGTGTTGGCGATGACCTCGCTGCCTGCCAGCAGGTCGCCCTTGGCGTCCTTGACGGCCAGGATGCGCGGGTGTTCGGCCAGGCGGCGCAGCGTGTCGACCTCGATCGGCACGATCGAGCGCGGCGGGATGTCGTAGAGCATCACCGGCAGGCCGGTCGCGTCGGCGACCGTGGTGAAGTGCGCGTACAGGCCGGCCTGCGACGGACGCGAGTAGTAGGGCGTGACCAGCAGGACGCCGTGGGCGCCGGC
The window above is part of the Amycolatopsis thermoflava N1165 genome. Proteins encoded here:
- a CDS encoding substrate-binding domain-containing protein is translated as MLGVLIVLGGAGWIAADVVRDQGGCDRPAVVRVAAAPGVAPAVAQVARRVAQTECAAFEVNAVDSAAVAQSLALPGGEIRPDVWIPESTLQLRRAKGVGASGIAGGTSIASSPVVFALTEEAASGLGWPGRVPSWSDVLGAPGLALGVPDPGRDPAGLSALIGIRAAVPAADAHAAALRRLSPNAVPTTDDLFARLADRTLAGFPVSENALLRYNVRNGIAGAQSGLVATYQAEAPALDYPFAMLGGAGEDQRRAAGALLSALLGLEGSNALANAGFRTPDGRYLRDGATQNVSDRTLPSPAVPTDADVDALLGQWARINSSSRARVLIDVSGSMDVEVPGTGQTRMQLTTDAAARALSLFKPTSESSVWEFATRLDGDRDYREVLPMRPVSDHLASGAAERLRAIQATPDGDTGLYDTVLAAYRLASAEWQAGRLNLVIVLTDGRNDDADGISRDALVAELAKLADPARPVAIIGIGIGPDVDVAELAAITTPTGGQTFAAPDPARITDVFYGALARLTGA
- a CDS encoding ribonuclease J, which gives rise to MNLAGPGPTNNPPALPDGGLRAVALGGIGEVGRNMTVFEYDGRLVIVDCGVLFPEDEQPGVDLILPDFRAIEDRLSDIEALVLTHGHEDHIGAVPFLLRMRPDLPVYGSRFTLALLEAKCKEHRQRPKLIEVTESERRTVGPFELEFFAVNHSIPDALAVALRTPAGVVLHTGDIKLDQLPLDNRLTDLAGFSRLGDEGVDLLCIDSTNAEVPGFVTPERDIGPVLDDVIGHVTQRVIVACFASHVHRVQQVLDAAVKHGRRVAFVGRSMVRNMGIAADLGLLNIPEGLLINLDEAVNLPESRVLFVSTGSQGEPLSALSRMARGEHRQISIRAGDTVVLASSLIPGNETAVFGVVNGLVRLGANVVHQGNAKVHVSGHASAGELLFLYNAIRPSNVMPVHGEWRHLRANGALAIRTGVAPENVVLAENGVVVDLVDGRARATGRVEVGHVYVDGLSVGDVGESTLSDRLVLGEGGFIAINVAVDSTTGRAVSTPTVSGRGFSDDPKALDAVVPLVEMELSRTEAEGITDSHRIAQAVRRVVGRWVAETYRRRPMIVPTVIPVTYGQADPTA
- the dapA gene encoding 4-hydroxy-tetrahydrodipicolinate synthase, translating into MSNPPSAAPGRPFGRVLTAMVTPFDADGAVDLKRAQELAEHLVELGNDGLVVNGTTGESPTTTDAEKADLVRAVAEAVGDRATVIAGAGTYNTAHSVELVQQAEKAGAHGVLLVTPYYSRPSQAGLYAHFTTVADATGLPVMLYDIPPRSIVPIEVDTLRRLAEHPRILAVKDAKGDLLAGSEVIANTHLAYYSGDDALNLPWLSVGAAGVVSVIGHVVAGRIRAMIEAYEDGDTSTARTNHRGMLPVFRAMSRVGGVVFSKTALALRGHPVGGPRLPIVPATPEQVEAIATDLAQAGVPLAESPSPDWHSSRVAQADSAAAYVAPTTHTSVGTIHR